In the Verrucomicrobiia bacterium genome, CTGGAAAACAAGCAGTCCGAGCTTTTCTCGGTGCTGTTCCTGTCACGCGCGCACGCCTCGTACCTTCACGCGAGCCGGCTGGCCATGACCGCGATGATCACCGACGCCTACAAGGTCATGAGGACCTGCATCGAGGACGCGCTCCAGGGATATTACTTTTCCAAGAACCCGCGCAGCGCGCTGGCCTGGCTGCAAACGCGCGACCGAAAGGAGCTGGTCGAGCGCCGCACCGACGAATTCGAGGTGCGCAACATGCTCGAGGTCCTCCATACCCATGACGCGCAGATCGGGCGCAGCGCGCGCGAATTGTACACGCGCACGACCGATTACATCGAGCATCCCTCGGACCAGAATGCCCTGAGCTCGATCAACAGCGACACCAGCGACAAATTTGAATTCAACGTCGACTACCTCATGGGCGACACGCCCAAAGTCCGGAACTGCCTGAAGACCGACGCGGAAACCGGCATCTGCGCGCTGCTCATCTTCAAATCGATTTTCGCCCAGAACTTCGAGCAGCTCGGCCTCACCAACCGCATCGGCGTCACGCTCGCCAAGCTCTTCTCGGGTTAAGTCCCCCGGAAGATGAAGATTTACACTCCGAGGCCGATAATTTCCAGGTGATGACACCGTCTTCTCTGAAAAAAGCCGCCTTTCTTGTCCTGATGGCCGTCCTTCTCTCGGCCGCAAGCCCTCCCGTCAGCCGGGAAGATTTCAAGACGCCCTGGCTCGACCACCCCCAGGCCGATTACACCAAATGGCGCAAGCTCGGACGCGGGGCCAACAACATCCTGCTCGGATGGGCGGAAGTCGTGTACCAGCCCGCCCGCATGATTCACGAAGGGAATTCCTGGCCTGTCGCCATCTTCGGCGGCAGCCTGCGGGGCGTTTTTTATTTCGCGGCGCGCCTTCTTGCCGGGGCCTACGAAGTTGTGACCTTTCCCTTTGAAAATCCGGGAGGCGGCTACTGGCCCATTATCGAGCCGGAAAGCATCATTCCTCGGGAACGCCTCAACGAATACCAGGTCGATTGACCTTTGTGTCATCCTGAGCAAAGCGAAGGATCTGTTCTTTAGAGATTCTTCGGCCTGCAGCCTCAGAATGACAAAAGAAGCAAATTGCCCCATTCCTTCCCAATTCGTCCTTGTTTCTTTTCCTTCTTCCATTAGAATAAATCCCGCCTTAGGAACGTCAAAAAGCGAGCTATCTTCATGGATGATCCGGATTTCGAGCTTGTCAGCAAGTCGCGCCAGGGAGACAGGGGCGCTTTCGGCAAGCTGGTAAGCAAATATTACGAAATGATTTATGCCGTTTCGTACGGCGTCTTACACAACCGGGAAGCGGCCCGCGATTCGGCCCAGGATGTTTTCCTGAAGGCCTACCGCGACCTGGCGGGCTTCAAGGGCGACTCCAAGTTCAAGACCTGGCTTTACCGGGTGGCCATGAACGCGGCCATCGACCAGGCCCGGCGCCTGAAGCCGCAGATCTCGCTGGACGCGACCGACGTGTCCGACGAAGAGGGCGAGGCCCCGGTCATTATTCCCGATGCGTCGGCGGGCCCGCGCGAAG is a window encoding:
- a CDS encoding sigma-70 family RNA polymerase sigma factor, producing the protein MDDPDFELVSKSRQGDRGAFGKLVSKYYEMIYAVSYGVLHNREAARDSAQDVFLKAYRDLAGFKGDSKFKTWLYRVAMNAAIDQARRLKPQISLDATDVSDEEGEAPVIIPDASAGPREEVSKGELRDLVRKAVQLLSPDHRAILVLREWQGLSYDEIAETLNIELGTVMSRIHYARKKLGEVLQKMGVNPREVMH
- a CDS encoding CBS domain-containing protein, whose product is MPEQEQTSRKKHSSVSEIMISKVMSLKEDEPFSKVEELFRMHSIRHIPIVDSAGKLVGMVSQRDFLRVAKPRKTPQGDVYDKAELDSFVLKQIMVPNPIALTKENSIANAVEIMAARKFGALPVIDGDRRLIGIVSQIDILKFTHALLASEDQKSYVDIMYARIREIDSIFRVACFNLENKQSELFSVLFLSRAHASYLHASRLAMTAMITDAYKVMRTCIEDALQGYYFSKNPRSALAWLQTRDRKELVERRTDEFEVRNMLEVLHTHDAQIGRSARELYTRTTDYIEHPSDQNALSSINSDTSDKFEFNVDYLMGDTPKVRNCLKTDAETGICALLIFKSIFAQNFEQLGLTNRIGVTLAKLFSG
- a CDS encoding exosortase system-associated protein, TIGR04073 family gives rise to the protein MTPSSLKKAAFLVLMAVLLSAASPPVSREDFKTPWLDHPQADYTKWRKLGRGANNILLGWAEVVYQPARMIHEGNSWPVAIFGGSLRGVFYFAARLLAGAYEVVTFPFENPGGGYWPIIEPESIIPRERLNEYQVD